ACCAAGGTCGCAGGTCCCCAAGTTCGTGTCACCCCCACCTCCTGTACCACTTGCCACGACAGTGCTGACCAGGGGAGGCTCCTGACTCAGGCGGCTGCACCAGTGGGGCCCTCTGAAGGCCCCTCCTGGTTCCTTCCAGTCCCTGAAGAGCCAGGCCACAGCCTCCCTAGCCCTGCTCTGGAGAATGTTCGGGAAGGGCAAGAATGTGCAATGGAGAGGGAACGGGCATCAGCCGGCTACACCCCTGGATGCCCCCAGCTACACCAGACCCTCTACCAGAGGAAAGACAGACACGGAATCCGGCCAgggtggtggctcgcacctgtaatcccagcactttgggaggtcgaggcaggtggatcacctgaggttaggagttcaagcccagcctggccaaaaaggtgaaaccccttctctactaaaatacaattaGTCATGCATGAcagcaggtgcctgcaatcccgctactcaggaggctgaggtgggagaatcgcttgaacccagaagttggaggttgcagtgacctgagatcacatagatgcactctagcctggatgacagaatgagacttcattaaaaaaaaaaaaaaaaaaaaaaaaatggtgagaggccgaggtaggcggatcacaagatcaggagttcaagacttgaccaacatggtgaaaccccacacctactaaaaatacaaaaattagctgggcgtggtggtgggcacctgtaatcccagctactcaggaggctgagacaggagaatcacttgaacccaggaggcggaggttgcagtgagttgaaattgcgccactgcactccagtgtgggtgacagagcaagactccgtctcaaaaaaaaaaaaacaaaaaaccacaaaacacagaATCAAACCTCGCTCTCTGCAGCTCAGCTGGGGACAGGCAGCCAGAGTCAATGCCCACGGCTCATCCAAGGTCTCAGGGACAGCAGGGGCAGGGGTGACAGGATCAGGGTCCCCAAAGAGAACGCCGGTCCTCAAAGCAAAGACGCACACACACAGCCTGGCCCAGACTTTACTCGCTCCCAGCCCCACGGGCACAAGCAGCACTGCCCCGAGCATGGGGGCCCCCGCCTGCGAGGAACTGGGTGGCCCCAGGCCTCCTGGGGATCCCTGCCAAGCTGGCCCCAGGCTGGAAGGTACATGGGCAGCACACAAAACCAGGATCCACTCACTGCCCACGAGTGGCCCTCACAGCTCCCCAGGATCTGTGTCCTCGGTgcaaagggcctggcagggaaggctgggcctggtggtcaGGCACGGAGGAGCTGTGTGGTCACTGGCCACTGGCTCTCTTCTGCACCACCACCGGCTCTGACAGTGCCTGCTGCTGCAGCCGCTGGATCAGCTCCGCCACGTAGATCTTGAACAGGGGTACAGGGTCCTAAAGGGAAGAGGGGCTCATGGTGAGGCCAGGGAAGCCCAAGGCAGCTGGAGTTCTGGTGGGGATGGGACCAGCAGCTGCCGCCCAGAGGAACTGGGGCATGAGAGGCCCTGGAGGGCAGAGCCCTGTCAGTGAGATGAGAAACCCCCTCCCTTGGGGACACTGGAGGCACACACCTGCCCCTGTCCCATCCCTGTGGTTGTGGATAAACAGAGGGAATGGGGGCAGCCAACTGCCATGCCATCAGGGGCTCCCGGTCCCGACAGCTACCACAGGCTCCAGACCCTGGGATGCTGGTGGCCGAGCAAACCCTTGGTGCAGGAACCCAATCCTCCTACTGAGGGTCCTGTGGCAGGACagggtggggacttggaggggAGGGAGCGGGCCATGCTCCTCTGTGGGGGCAATGCAGAGCAGCAGCTCCTCCCCTAGCCCACCCAGTGCAGCAGCCCCTCATGCAGGCTCTCTCCAAGGCAGCACACTCCCAGACCCCGCACACCAGGCCCTGGGCAGGCAGCAGTGCTCACACCCTCACCTTTTCCTCCAGAAGTCTCTGCTTCTCAATGGCCTCCTCCAGTGTGAGGCCCACCcactctgcctcctcctctgggatggcaaattcctaggcagacagAGATGGAAAGGGTGGTGAGGCCCAGGGCCGAGCCAGGAGGCCCCAGGGGCAGGGAGCGGGATGGAAACCCTCACCTTGTATTTGTCGTAGATGGCCGCCCGCCGCTCGGGGTCCTCGGGGTGCAGCTGGGGGTCCTGCCGGGCAAGCCGCAGCAGCATCCCTCGCTTCAGGTCCATCCCGAACTTGGAGCACAGGTCCTCCTTCGGGGTCTGGCAGGAGGCTCACATGGGGCCAGGTGCTGGTGGCAGGGCCCCGCCTACCCTTCCAGCCAACCCACCCGGCTCCTCTCTAGCCGCTGGTGGTCCCAGGACAGGACAGAGAAGGCCCAGGTGGGGCCGCCTGATCCCACGGGGGTGGGATCAGAACAGAAGCAAGTCCAAGAGCAGGGAAGGGATCAGCTGTGCTCACTCAGGCCCCACCGGCAAGTCAGCCACCCACAGAGCAACGGCCTCTCCTGCAGGCAGGAGACCCCACAGGCGCTGGCCAGAAAGGGGCACGGCCCCATTCACGCTttcccagtgattctcctgcacaGATGCCAGCGCGCCCCGGTGTGATGCTGACCTGGGGCTCCCTTGAGTCTGACTGGCCCATCCCAGACCCTGCTGTGCACTGACTCGCCCCACCCCGCTTGCCTTGAGGATGTAAAAGTCGAACCCGTAAGCCTCATCGATGAGGTCCAGGGTCCGCATGGTCACGGTCACCGTGAACTTCTTGTCCAGGATCTCACTGTAGAGCTCTCGCTCAAACAGCTGTGGCTTCCACACCTTCTTCAGCCTCTTGGAGAGCTGAGGGTGCAACAGAGCCTCTGTGAGTACTGCTGCTTCCTCCTACAGACCAAGGGGGACCCAGGGCAACTGCCCTCACCCTCCCCTGGGAGACTCCATCACAGACCCACGGCTATCAGACTGGGGACTTGGAGCTGAGTGGGCCGGCCCCCAGCCCACTGCTGCCCTAGCCCAACCGCTGGTCCTGGCTGTGTACCCAGAAGTCAGCTGCTCCCCAGCAAGCTGGGCGTTCCCGCCCTTGTCACATGGTTGCTGGATGTGTTTCAGAAACATGTGCAACCCCACAGTTTACAGGTCGTCACATTCCAGGCTGGAGGTGACACAAGTCTCCCCAGAGGCTTCAGCAGTCCCGCCAGGAAGTCCATCATAAGCAGCCTCGAAGCTCTGCTCGCCTCCCGGACCTGCTCTGCTCCTCCTCATCCTAACGTTACCCCGACTCCGCACGGCCTCTGGTTGCTCCCCGGCCTGAATCACCCCACCTCACCCCTAGTTTATCAGTCCTGTTTGCCAGAACTGCGGTTCTTGCTCTGCATGCCCCTTTG
This genomic window from Macaca mulatta isolate MMU2019108-1 chromosome 20, T2T-MMU8v2.0, whole genome shotgun sequence contains:
- the MRPL28 gene encoding large ribosomal subunit protein bL28m; protein product: MPLHKYPVWLWKRLRLREGICARLPGHYLRSLEEERTPTPVHYRPHGVKFKINPKNGQRERVEDVPIPIYFPPESQRGLWGGEGWILGQRYANDDKLSKRLKKVWKPQLFERELYSEILDKKFTVTVTMRTLDLIDEAYGFDFYILKTPKEDLCSKFGMDLKRGMLLRLARQDPQLHPEDPERRAAIYDKYKEFAIPEEEAEWVGLTLEEAIEKQRLLEEKDPVPLFKIYVAELIQRLQQQALSEPVVVQKRASGQ